The Mustela lutreola isolate mMusLut2 chromosome 3, mMusLut2.pri, whole genome shotgun sequence genome includes a region encoding these proteins:
- the LOC131827844 gene encoding phosphatidylinositol 3,4,5-trisphosphate-dependent Rac exchanger 2 protein-like, translating into MGCYELLGAGFVMDKFSAHLGILTRMNQCAASKIDKNVTKETVKMLFSNIEDILAVHKEFSKVVEECLHPEPNAQQEVGTCFLHFKDKFRIYDEYCSNHEKAEKLVLELNKIRTICTFLLNCMLLGGRKNTDVPLEGYLVTPIQRICKYPLILKELLKQSPRKHSDYAAVMEALQVVKAVCSNIIEAKRQMAVSH; encoded by the exons GCATTCTTACAAGAATGAACCAGTGTGCAGCAtcaaaaattgataaaaatgtaacaaaagaaaCAGTAAAG ATGCTGTTCTCAAACATTGAAGATATCCTTGCTGTACATAAGGAATTTTCAAAAGTCGTGGAAGAATGCCTGCATCCAGAACCTAACGCTCAACAAGAAGTGGGAACCTGCTTTCTTCACTTT AAAGACAAGTTTCGTATATATGATGAATATTGTAGTAACCATGAGAAGGCAGAGAAATTGGTTCTCGAACTTAACAAAATAAGAACAATCTGCACATTTCTTTTG AACTGCATGCTACTTGGAGGACGGAAGAATACAGATGTTCCCCTGGAAGGATATTTAGTAACACCAAtacaaagaatttgcaaataccctCTCATTTTGAag GAGTTGCTGAAGCAGAGTCCAAGGAAACACAGTGACTACGCAGCGGTAATGGAAGCCCTCCAAGTCGTGAAAGCTGTCTGTTCCAACATAATCGAGGCCAAGAGGCAGATGGCAGTCTCACATTGA